In the genome of Telluria mixta, the window GCGCTATCCGGACATCTCGTTGGACCTGATCCTCGACGACCGCCCTACCGACTTCACGTCCGACCGGATCGACGTCGCCTTCCGCAACGGCCGCATGGAAGACAGCCAGATCGTCGCCAAGAAGCTCATCCCCATGCGCATGCTCGTGTGCGCGTCGCCCGCGTACGCGCACAAGCACGGCCTGCCGCGCACGCCCGACGAACTGGCGGGACACAGCTGCGTCAACTTCCGCTTCGCGTCCGGCCGGCTGTTCGACTGGGAGTTCAAGGTGGACGGCGCCGTGCGCAAGCACACGCCGCAAGGGTGGCTCTGCTTCAACGACGCCGACCTCGTGCTGCAGGCTGTCCTCGACGGCGACGGCATCGCGCAGATGGCCGGCTACCAGATCCGCGAGCACCTGCGCGCCGGCCGCCTCGTCGCCTGCATGCCGGAATACGCGCCGGACGACCGTGGTCACTTCCTGTGCTACCTGAGCCGGCACCACATGCCGATGCGCGTGCGCGTCTTCGTCGACGACATCTCGCAACGCATCCGCGCCCTCGGACTCGACGATGCCGACCTGGCGAGCGGAGGCCGGTCATGAGCCGCACCGCCTGGGCGTGCGCGCTCGGCGCCATCCTGCTGTGGGCCCTGTTCGCGACCCTCGTGCGCCTGGCCGGCGACGCGCCGCCGCTGCTGCTGACGGGCGTGGCGCTGTGCTGCGGCGGCCTCGCGTCCGTGCACCGGTGGAGAGAGTGGCGCGTGCCGGCCGCCATCCTGGGCTTCGGCGTCGCTAGCCTGTTCCTGTACCACGCGAGCCTCGTGGCCGCGTTCAGGCTCGCGCCCATCGCCGAGGCGAATCTGCTGAATTATCTGTGGCCCCTGCTGATCGTCGTGCTGGCCCCGCGCGTTGCGCCGTTGCGGCCGCGCCAGCTGGCCGGGTGCGTCATTTCCTTCGCGGGCGGGGCGCTCGTCATCGCGCCGTCCGCGCTCACCGTCACGCATTTCGCAGGTTACGCGCTCGCCGTGCTCGCCGCGTTCACGTGGGCCGTGTATTCGCTCGTGCCGGCCCGCCTGCCCGCGTATTCGTCGTGGGCAACGGGCGGCTTCTGCCTAGGGGCCGGCCTCCTCGCGCTGGGCGCGCACGTGCTGTTCGAAACGCCATACCGGCCGTCCGCGACCGAGCTTGCGGGCATGGCGGCCATCGGCATCGGGCCGCTCGGCCTCTCGTTCGTCCTGTGGGACCGCGCCATGCGCACGGGCCGCGCGGCGACGATCGGGTCGCTGTCCTACCTCACGCCCGTGCTGTCCACGCTCGCGCTGGCCGTCACGGGCGCCGTGGCCGCGGGCGGCTGGTGGCGCCTCGGTCCCGCGCTGCTGCTCGTCGTCGCCGGCGTGCGCCTGTCGCGCTGATCGGTGCGCTCATTGGTGCGCTCATTGGTGCGTTTCTGGCACCACCGTGCGGCCGGCCAGCCGCCTACCGGCCGCGCGGGGCACTGTCTACACTCGGTTCGTACCACAACCACCAAGGAGAACGAGATGACCCAGCGTATCAACTACCTCAAGCAGGCCCCGGCCCTTTTCAAGAAGCTCGTCGAACTGGGCACCCTGATCAACGACGGCAGCATCGAGGAAAGCGTCCGCGACCTCGTCGCCATCCGCGCGTCGCAGATCAACGGCTGCGGCTTCTGCATCGACATGCACGTGAAGCAGGCCACCATCCACGGCGAGCGCCCGCTGCGCCTGCACCACCTGGCCGCGTGGCGCGAATCGACCCTGTTCGCGCCGCGCGAGCGGGCCGCGCTGGCGTGGACGGAAGCGCTGACGACGCTGTCGCCGCAAGGCGTGCCGGACGAGATCTACGAACGCGTGCGCACCCAGCTCACGGAGCAGGAACTGACGGATCTCACCTACGAGATCATGACGATCAATGCGTGGAACCGCATCAACGTCGCTTTTAAAACCGTGCCCGGTTCGTACGACAAGGACTTCGGCCTGGACCGCGCGAACCTCGCCTGACAAGGAGACACTCATGAAGATCGTAGTCATCGGCGGCACGGGCCTCATCGGCAGCAAGCTCGTGACCCTGCTGCAAGCACGCGGCCATGTAGCGCTGGCCGCATCCCCCAACTCGGGCGTGAACACGCTGACGGGCGAAGGCCTGGACGCGGCGCTGGAAGGCTGCGACGTCGTCGTGGACGTGGCGAATTCGCCGTCGTTCGCGGACGACGCCGTCCTCGAGTTCTTCACGACGTCCGGCCGCAATCTCCTCTCCGCGGCACGCAAGGCGGGCGTGAAGCACCACGTGGCCTTGTCCGTCGTCGGCACGCAGCGTCTCGCGGACAGCGGCTACTTCCGCGCCAAGATCGCGCAGGAAGAGCTCATTCGCGCGTCCGGCCTGCCCTACACCATCGTGCATTCGACGCAGTTCTTCGAATTCCTGGGAGGGATCGCGGCGTCGGCGGGCCAGGACGACACGATCGCCCTGTCGCCCGCATTCATCCAGCCCATCGCCTCGGACGACGTGGCGGCGGCGATGGCGGACGTCGTCCTCGGTGCGCCAGTGAACGGCATCGTCGAGATCGCGGGGCCGGACCGCTTCCGCCTGTCCGACCTCGTGCGCGACTATCTCGCGGCCAAGGGCGACACGCGCACGGTGCGCGCCGACGTCCACGCGCGCTATTTCGGCGCGGAGCTGAAGGAAGACACGCTGGTGCCGCATGGTCAGGCGCGCCTCGGCGCCATCCGCATCGGCAGCTGGCTGCAGGCTCAGGCCCCCGCCAGCCGCTTGCGGTAGGCCGACGGCGTCTCGCCCAGGTTGCGCCGGAAGGCGCTGTACATCCGGTCCTCGTCGCCGAAGCCGCACTGGCGGGCGATCTGGGCGAGGTTCGCTTCCGACTGTTCGAGCATGCGCCGGGCTGCGCCCATCCGGAACTGTTCCAGCGCCTTGCCTGGAGAGCTGCCCGTCCTGTCCTTGTACACGCGGGCGAAGTTGCGGGCGCTCATGTGGGCCTGTGCGGCCAGGCGTTCCACGGTGAGGCCGCTGTCGTGCAGGTTGTCGAGGATCCAGCCGTGCAGCGCGTCGAATGCCGCGTCGTCGCGCGTCTGCGCGCGCAGCAGTTCGCTGTGCTGCGCCTGGCCGCCGGCGCGCTTCATGAACACGACCAGTTCGCGCGCGACGTCCATCGCGAGCGCGCGTCCGCAATCGGCTTCCACGAGGGCCAGCGCGAGGTCGATGCCGGCCGTGACGCCGGCCGACGTCCATACGGGATCCTGGCGTACGAAGATCGCTTCGCGGTCGACGTCCAGCGCCGGGAACCGTTGTTCCAGCACGTCCGCCATGTTCCAGTGCGTTGCCACGCGGCGGCCGTCCAGCAGGCCCGCCTGCGCCAGCAGGAACGCGCCCGTGCACACGGACGTGACTCGGCGGGCGCGGGGCGCGGCGCCGGCGACCCAGTCGACCGTCGAGCCCACGTCCGCCAGCACGGCGGTAATCCCGGGCGCGCCGGGCACGAGGATCGTGTCGATGGCGCGTCCGGCGAACTGCGCGGCCGGCAGCGTGTCGAGGGCGACGCCTTCCGCCGTCGTCACGAGACCGCCGTCCACGCTGACGGTATGCCGCTCGTAGGGCGCGAGGCCCCGCTCCGCCATCCGCTTGCCGGCGCACCAGAATACGGATTGCGGCCCGGTGAGGTCGAGCAGGCCCATGCCCGGGAAGGCGACGAACAGGACGAGGGGCGAAGCGTAGACGGGTGTCATCGTATGTACGGCTGGGTGAATCCTGCGATCTTACTGTGCGGGCCGGCAATGTCAAGGCTGGACCGCCTGCACCGGAATCGGGCAGCGTGGGCCGTATTCCGCTGGCACGCTTCTTGATACGAGTTTTGTGTCGACATCACGGAAGGCGGCCATGACAGACTTTTTCAACGAGATGACGGCGGACGGCGCGGGTGCCGTGCGTGAACACTATCGCGCATTCGACGACTGGCTCAGGCACCAGCCGCCCGAGCGGATCGAACGCAAGCGCGCCGAGGCGGACCTCACGTTCCGCCGCGTCGGGATCACGTTCGCCGTGTACGGCGACGGCGCCGGCACCGAGCGCCTGATCCCGTTCGACACGATCCCGCGCATCATACCGGCGCACGAGTGGGCGAAGCTGCAGGCGGGCCTCGCGCAGCGCATCAAGGCGCTGAACATGTTCGTGCACGACATCTACCACGACCAGGACATCGTCCGCGCCGGCATCATCCCGGCACAGCAGATCTACCAGAACGCGCAGTACCGCCCGGAGATGCAGGGCATCAGCGTCGCGTCCGACATCTATGCGCACATCGCGGGCGTCGACATCGTGCGCGCCGGCGAGGGCGAGTTCTACGTCCTGGAAGACAACCTGCGCGTGCCGTCCGGCGTGTCGTACATGCTGGAAGACCGCAAGATGATGATGCGCCTGTTCCCGGAACTGTTCGCGCGCCACCGCATCGCGCCCGTCGAACACTACCCCGACATGCTGCTGGAGAACCTGCGCTCCGTCGCGCCGGCCGGGGTGCTCGACCCGACCGTCGTCGTCATGACACCGGGAACCTACAACTCGGCCTACTTCGAGCACGCCTTCCTCGCGCAGCAGATGGGCGTCGAGCTCGTCGAGGGCAAGGACCTGTTCGTGGACGCCAACGCCGTCTACATGCGCACGATCCGCGGGCCGCGCCGGGTGGACGTGATCTACCGCCGCCTCGATGACGATTACCTCGATCCCCTGGCCTTCCGCGCCGACTCCACGCTGGGCGTGCCGGGACTCCTCTCCGTGTACCGCGCCGGCCGCGTCACCCTGGCGAACGCCATCGGCACCGGCGTCGCCGACGACAAGTCCATCTACCCGTACGTGCCGGACATGATCCGCTTCTACCTGTCGGAAGAACCGCTGCTGCACAACGTGCCGACCTGGCAGTGCCGGCGGCCGGAAGATCTCGCCTACACGCTGGACCACCTCGACCGGCTGGTCGTCAAGGAAGTCCACGGCGCCGGCGGCTACGGGATGCTGATCGGGCCCGCGGCCTCGAAGCAGGAGATCGACGATTTCCGGCGCCGCCTCGTCGCCCGCCCGGACGGCTACATCGCCCAGCCGACCTTGGCCCTGTCGGCGTGCCCGACCTACGTGGAAAGCGGCATCGCACCGCGCCACATCGACCTGCGCCCGTTCGTCCTGTCGGGCAAGACCATCTCGATGGTGCCGGGCGGCCTGACCCGGGTGGCGCTGCGCGAGGGATCGCTGGTGGTGAACTCGTCGCAGGGCGGCGGCACCAAGGACACCTGGATACTGGAGGAATGATGCTGAGCCGCACCGCAGACCACTTGTACTGGATGGCGCGCTACACCGAGCGCGCCGAGAACACGGCGCGCATGCTCGACGTGGCCGTGCAGACCGCCATGCTGCCGCAGTCCGCCGTCGACACGGAACAGGCGTGGCGCGCCATCCTCGGCATCTCCGAGCTGCAGGGCGCGTTCGACGCCGCCTACGGCACGCTCGACGCGAAGAACGTCCTGGCCTTCATGGTGAGCGATCCGGCCAACCCGTCGTCGATCGTGGCGTGCCTGACGGCGGCGCGCGAGAACGCCCGGGCCGTGCGCGGCGTGCTCACGACGGAAGTGTGGGAAACGCAGAACGCGACATGGATCGAGCTGCGCGACCGGCTCGGTGCGAACCTCGATGCCGACCCCGGCGAATTCTTCGACTGGGTGAAGCTGCGCTGCCACCTGGCGCGCGGCGTCACGCTCGGCACGATGCTCGACGACGAAGCGCTCGTGTTCATCCGCCTCGGCACGTTCCTGGAGCGGGCCGACAACACGGCGCGCCTGCTGGACGTGAAGTACCACGGCGCCGGTGCCGGCGCCACGCACGACGTGCTCACGCAGCGCGAGTTCTATTACTGGGCGGCGCTGCTGCGCTCCGTGGCGGGTTTCGAAATCTACCGCAAGGTCTACCGCGATTCGATCACGCCGGCGCGCGTGGCCGAGCTCCTGATGCTGCGCGCCGACATGCCGCGCTCCCTGCTCGCCTGCATGGAGCAGGTGGTCGCGAACCTCAAGGCCGTGCGCAACGACGTCTCCGCCGGCACGGAGCGGCTGGCGGGGAAGATGCACGCCGAGCTGCAATTCGCGCGCATCGAGGACGTGCTCGCCGCCGGCGTCGACGAGACCCTGGGGGCCTTCATGGAAAACATCTACGCGCTCGGCAACGGCATCAGCCGCGATTTCCTCGTCCCCCTGGGAGCCTGACATGCACCTGTCCATCCGCCACGAAACCCTGTACCGCTATTCGCAACCGCAGGCCTACAGCATCGAGCAGCTGCACCTGACGCCGCGCGCCGAGCCGCAACAGCAGGTGCTGTCCTGGCACATCGCGACACCCGGCCATTGCGCCGCCTACGTGGACGCGTACGGCAACGCCTCGCACATGCTGACCTTGACCGCGCCGCACACCGCCGTGCGCATCCTCGTCGAAGGCATCGTCGCGACGGCGCCGCTGCCCGGCGGCCGCCTGCAGGCCCACGACAGCCTGCCGCCGCTGATCTTCACGGTCCCGACCCGGCTGACGCAGCCGACGACGGCGCTCGCCGACGTCGCGGCGGCCTGCCTGCCCGCCCGGGGGACGCCGGTGACCACGGCCGACCTGCTGCGGCTGGCCGCGCACATCCACGGTGCGGTCGCGTACCAGACTGGTGCCACCCACGTGGACACCGCCGCCGCCGAGGCGATGCTGCTGGGGGCCGGCGTCTGCCAGGACCATGCCCATGTGTTCCTCGCCTGCTGCCATGCGCACGGGGTACCGGCGCGCTACGTGTCCGGCTACATCGACCCGGGATCGTCGGGCCACGCGGCCAGCCACGCCTGGGTGGACGCCTGGGCCGAGGATGCCGACTTCACGGGCTGGGTCAGTATCGACGTGACGCACAACCGCCTCATGACGGACGGGTACTGCCGCCTCGCGATCGGCCGCGACTACGAATCGGCCGCCCCCGTGCGTGGCATGCGGCGCGGCGGCGGCGACGAAGTCATGCGGGTCGAGGCGCAGATCGTCCCCGTGTAGAATGACCGCTTTCCTCGACCAGAACGGATTTCGCCGATGACTTACTGTGTGGGCATGCGCCTCGATGCCGGCCTCGTGTTCCTCGCCGATTCGCGCACGAACGCCGGTGTCGACCAGGTCGGCACCTTCCGCAAGCTCTCCGTGTTCGAAAACCCGGGCGACCGGATGATGGTCATGATGACCGCGGGGAACCTGTCGATCTCGCAGGCCGTGCGCCAGACCGTGTCGGCCTGGGTCAGCGAGAGCGGCGCCACGATCTGGACCGTCCCGGACATGTACGAGGCCGCGCGCATCGTCGGCGAGGCGGTCCGCGCGGTCTACCGGCAGGAGTCGGCGCGGCTGGCCGAACACGGCGTCGACTTCAACATCAGCATCGTGTTCGGCGGCCAGATCCGGGGCGAGCGCTGCCGCCTGTTCTACGTCTACTCGGCCGGCAACTTCATCGAGTCGCACGAGGAGAATCCCTATTTCCAGATCGGCGAGGCGAAATACGGCAAGCCGATCATCGACCGCGTCGTCACGCCGCGCACGTCGCTGGACGACGCGGCCAAGTGCGCGCTGATCTCGATGGATTCGACCCTGCGCTCGAACATCTCCGTCGGCCTGCCGCTCGACCTGCTCGTGTACGAGGACGGCAGCCTGGCCGTCACGCGTTTCGTCACCATCGACGAACACAACCAGTATTTCCAGCTGCTGCGCAACAGCTGGGGCCAGCAACTGAAGACCGTGTTCGAGGGGATCGCCGCCCCCGTATGGGACGCCGCGCCGGGCACGACGGACAACGTGCTCTCCTCCACCAACATGCACAGCCGGCCCGTGCGTGCGCCGCTGCCGGAGGGCATGACGGCCGGGGCACCACCCGCGCCCCTGCAATCGGTCGCGCAACAGCCGCCCGTCCCTGGCCAGCACTGACCACCCGTGCGGGAGCGGCCAGGAAAGCGATGATATTTTCCTGGAGACCGATATCGGGTTCGGTATCGCGCATGTCGGTTAGTTGCAGAATGACCCATCGGTGATCGATGAAAAGCCAGCAATAACAAGGACTTGGCGTCGACGGTGTGACGGTGTCCGGCGGCCGTCGGCACGGCGATGCGGTTTTGACAGCGCTACCATGCATGCCCTACATTGCCGGATGCCCTGAATCCACCGGATCCCACATGACCGCACACTACCTCCGCCCGCCGCGCATCAAAGCGACGGTCCTCGCCCTCTGCGCCGCCCTCGCCTGCGTGAGCGCACAGGCGCAGGAAGAACCGCGCCCCGCCACCGGCCTGTCGACCGCCACCTGGACGGCGGACAACGGCAACGGCACGTTCACGAACCCGCTGTTCTACGACGAGTTCTCGGACCCGGACATGATCCGCGTGGGCGACTGGTTCTACCTCACCGGCACGACGATGCACGCGATGCCCGGCCTGCCGGTCCTGCGCTCGCGCGACCTGGTGAACTGGGAATTCCTGAGCTATGCCGTCGACAAGCTGGACTTCGGTCCGGCGTACCGCCTGGAAGACGGCAAGAGCATCTACGGCCAGGGCATCTGGGCCCCGAGCCTGCGCTACCGGAACGGCACGTTCTACATCTTCACCAACGTGAACGGCCGCGCCACGCAGATCTTCAGCGCCACCGATCCGCGCGGCCCCTGGACGCACCGCGAGATGAAGCGCAGCCTGCACGACCTGTCCGTGCTGTTCGACGACGACGGCAAGGCGTGGGTCGTGTGGGACCACCAGCGCATGCGCATCGCCCAGCTGACGGACGACCTGACGGACATCGTGCCCGGCACCGAGAAAATCCTGTTCGCGCAGGACGCCGGCATGGGCGAAGGCGCGCACATCTACAAGATCCAGGGCAAGTACTACATCCTCTCCGCCAACTATGCGGGCGGCTTCCGCATGCCCGCCGCGCGCGCGGACAAGGTGGACGGCCCGTACGAAGTGAACCAGGCCATCAGCAAGGATGAAGACTTCGGCATGGCCAAGGGCTACCGCCTGAAGGACAACAAGACGCCGACCGCGATCGAGCCGCCCGACCCGTCGGCCCGCAACGCCAACTCGCTGCACCAGGGCGGCATCGTGCTGACGCCGGCGGGCGAATGGTGGGGCTTCTCGATGATGGACTTCAATTCGGTCGGCCGCCTGCTCAGCCTTTCGCCGATCACCTGGAAGGATGGTTGGCCGTACTTCGGCCTGCCCGGCAACCTGGGACGCAATCCGCGTACTTGGGTCAAGCCGAAGACGGCGACGCCCTCCCCGATCACCGTGCCGTACGCCCGCAGCGACGATTTCTCGGCCACGACGTTGCAGCCGCTCTGGCAGTGGAACCACGTGCCGGTCGACGGCCAGTGGTCGCTGACGGAGCGCCCCGGCTTCCTGCGCCTGCACGCGCTGCCCGCGACATCGTTCTGGCAGGCGCGTAACAGCCTGACGCAGCGCGCCATCGGCCCGCGCTCGTCGCCGACGGTGACGCTGGATGCGTCCGGCCTCGCGGCCGGCGACGTGGCCGGCCTCGCCCTGCTGAACCTCCCGTATGCGACGCTGGGCGTGGAAAAGACGGCGACCGGCCTGCAAGTGGCACTGTACGATCAGATCAGCGACCGCACCGTGCGCGTGCCGCTGCCGGCCGGCGCCACGCGCATCCAGCTGCGCGCCGATTGCGACTTCCTCACCGAGCAGGCGCGCTTCTCGTGGTCCGTCGACGGCAAGGACTTCGCGCCCATCGGCGAGCCGTTCACGATGGTGTTCCAGCTGAAGACCTTCCAGGGCGTGCGCTATGCCCTCTTCAACTACAACCAGGCCGGCAAAACGGGCGGGCACGCGGACTTCGACAGCATCGACGTCTACCAGCCGAATCCGCACGGACTGATGCGCGCGATTCCGGTCGGGCAGCGGGTCCAGTTCGCGGAATTCAAGTCCGGCCGCAAGATGGCTTCGTACCTGGTGAAGGACATGGGGCTCGGACGTGTCGCGCTGCAGTCCGGCGCGGCCTGGGTCAGCGTCGATGCCAAGGGCGGCGTGGGCCTGCGCAAGGGGAAACCCGGCAAGGCGGAGAGCTTCCAGTGGATCGAGACGCCGACCGGGGAACTGGTGCTGATGTCGCTCGTGACGAACCGCTTCGTGCGCATGGATCCGGTGACGCATGCGGTGCGTGCGGATAGTCCGGGGCCGGTGCCGGATGGGAGCGATGGGGTGAGGTTCACGTGGGCGGCTGCTCGCAAATAAAACGGTCTGCGTTGGTGCTTGACGGGTGCGCTTGAATAGGGGTCTACGCATTGGGCGCATGGACTGCGTCGGGCGCGCCCGTCGTCGGCGTATGTCGCTCCCTCTTCCCGCTGAGGTCAGCAGATACAACGATCAATGAACGGTTACAAGCTCTCCGACGAAGCGGCAAGGTCACGTACGATTCGGCGACAAGTCGCTGGTGCAAGGCTTGATCGCCGCAAGTTTTCCAACTGAGCCCATGCGCTTCGTTTATAGAATCACGGAGGTCCGCTTCGGGTCGGTTACTGCCGTACATTAAACGGCGGCGGCCAGCCAAAAACAGACATAGCAGGAGAACGAAATCAAAGACGAAGATGTTATTCAAGAATTAACGAAGAACGGCATTCCCCTAGACCGCTGACTTGCCCTCAGCAATCATCTCGTCGGCAATTTTTGATGAGACTGGTCGACTAATGGCCTTCGTAATCGAGGATGACGCCCTTGCCACAGCCGCGTCAAAGATCCTGCAAATGCGTGGGCAGATGCACCAAGCTTTCGCAGCCAAAAAGCCTATTTAAATATGTCCGCTCCGGGTTGGTTCCGGCCCTTGGCAACAGACCGGCATCGAT includes:
- a CDS encoding LysR family transcriptional regulator, whose amino-acid sequence is MPRSLTSILPSPDCNDALASSFATTYAGVVAFMAVVHEGSFARAAERLGIGRSAVSRSVLKLETQLDTRLFLRTTRSTALTAEGQRFFDGCRPGVDRIFQALDEIRELRTGIPRGHLRISSTVGFGRKIVAPLLKDFHARYPDISLDLILDDRPTDFTSDRIDVAFRNGRMEDSQIVAKKLIPMRMLVCASPAYAHKHGLPRTPDELAGHSCVNFRFASGRLFDWEFKVDGAVRKHTPQGWLCFNDADLVLQAVLDGDGIAQMAGYQIREHLRAGRLVACMPEYAPDDRGHFLCYLSRHHMPMRVRVFVDDISQRIRALGLDDADLASGGRS
- a CDS encoding DMT family transporter, whose translation is MSRTAWACALGAILLWALFATLVRLAGDAPPLLLTGVALCCGGLASVHRWREWRVPAAILGFGVASLFLYHASLVAAFRLAPIAEANLLNYLWPLLIVVLAPRVAPLRPRQLAGCVISFAGGALVIAPSALTVTHFAGYALAVLAAFTWAVYSLVPARLPAYSSWATGGFCLGAGLLALGAHVLFETPYRPSATELAGMAAIGIGPLGLSFVLWDRAMRTGRAATIGSLSYLTPVLSTLALAVTGAVAAGGWWRLGPALLLVVAGVRLSR
- a CDS encoding carboxymuconolactone decarboxylase family protein produces the protein MTQRINYLKQAPALFKKLVELGTLINDGSIEESVRDLVAIRASQINGCGFCIDMHVKQATIHGERPLRLHHLAAWRESTLFAPRERAALAWTEALTTLSPQGVPDEIYERVRTQLTEQELTDLTYEIMTINAWNRINVAFKTVPGSYDKDFGLDRANLA
- a CDS encoding SDR family oxidoreductase, whose amino-acid sequence is MKIVVIGGTGLIGSKLVTLLQARGHVALAASPNSGVNTLTGEGLDAALEGCDVVVDVANSPSFADDAVLEFFTTSGRNLLSAARKAGVKHHVALSVVGTQRLADSGYFRAKIAQEELIRASGLPYTIVHSTQFFEFLGGIAASAGQDDTIALSPAFIQPIASDDVAAAMADVVLGAPVNGIVEIAGPDRFRLSDLVRDYLAAKGDTRTVRADVHARYFGAELKEDTLVPHGQARLGAIRIGSWLQAQAPASRLR
- a CDS encoding GlxA family transcriptional regulator, producing the protein MTPVYASPLVLFVAFPGMGLLDLTGPQSVFWCAGKRMAERGLAPYERHTVSVDGGLVTTAEGVALDTLPAAQFAGRAIDTILVPGAPGITAVLADVGSTVDWVAGAAPRARRVTSVCTGAFLLAQAGLLDGRRVATHWNMADVLEQRFPALDVDREAIFVRQDPVWTSAGVTAGIDLALALVEADCGRALAMDVARELVVFMKRAGGQAQHSELLRAQTRDDAAFDALHGWILDNLHDSGLTVERLAAQAHMSARNFARVYKDRTGSSPGKALEQFRMGAARRMLEQSEANLAQIARQCGFGDEDRMYSAFRRNLGETPSAYRKRLAGA
- a CDS encoding circularly permuted type 2 ATP-grasp protein, translated to MTDFFNEMTADGAGAVREHYRAFDDWLRHQPPERIERKRAEADLTFRRVGITFAVYGDGAGTERLIPFDTIPRIIPAHEWAKLQAGLAQRIKALNMFVHDIYHDQDIVRAGIIPAQQIYQNAQYRPEMQGISVASDIYAHIAGVDIVRAGEGEFYVLEDNLRVPSGVSYMLEDRKMMMRLFPELFARHRIAPVEHYPDMLLENLRSVAPAGVLDPTVVVMTPGTYNSAYFEHAFLAQQMGVELVEGKDLFVDANAVYMRTIRGPRRVDVIYRRLDDDYLDPLAFRADSTLGVPGLLSVYRAGRVTLANAIGTGVADDKSIYPYVPDMIRFYLSEEPLLHNVPTWQCRRPEDLAYTLDHLDRLVVKEVHGAGGYGMLIGPAASKQEIDDFRRRLVARPDGYIAQPTLALSACPTYVESGIAPRHIDLRPFVLSGKTISMVPGGLTRVALREGSLVVNSSQGGGTKDTWILEE
- a CDS encoding alpha-E domain-containing protein, coding for MLSRTADHLYWMARYTERAENTARMLDVAVQTAMLPQSAVDTEQAWRAILGISELQGAFDAAYGTLDAKNVLAFMVSDPANPSSIVACLTAARENARAVRGVLTTEVWETQNATWIELRDRLGANLDADPGEFFDWVKLRCHLARGVTLGTMLDDEALVFIRLGTFLERADNTARLLDVKYHGAGAGATHDVLTQREFYYWAALLRSVAGFEIYRKVYRDSITPARVAELLMLRADMPRSLLACMEQVVANLKAVRNDVSAGTERLAGKMHAELQFARIEDVLAAGVDETLGAFMENIYALGNGISRDFLVPLGA
- a CDS encoding transglutaminase family protein; the encoded protein is MHLSIRHETLYRYSQPQAYSIEQLHLTPRAEPQQQVLSWHIATPGHCAAYVDAYGNASHMLTLTAPHTAVRILVEGIVATAPLPGGRLQAHDSLPPLIFTVPTRLTQPTTALADVAAACLPARGTPVTTADLLRLAAHIHGAVAYQTGATHVDTAAAEAMLLGAGVCQDHAHVFLACCHAHGVPARYVSGYIDPGSSGHAASHAWVDAWAEDADFTGWVSIDVTHNRLMTDGYCRLAIGRDYESAAPVRGMRRGGGDEVMRVEAQIVPV
- a CDS encoding peptidase translates to MTYCVGMRLDAGLVFLADSRTNAGVDQVGTFRKLSVFENPGDRMMVMMTAGNLSISQAVRQTVSAWVSESGATIWTVPDMYEAARIVGEAVRAVYRQESARLAEHGVDFNISIVFGGQIRGERCRLFYVYSAGNFIESHEENPYFQIGEAKYGKPIIDRVVTPRTSLDDAAKCALISMDSTLRSNISVGLPLDLLVYEDGSLAVTRFVTIDEHNQYFQLLRNSWGQQLKTVFEGIAAPVWDAAPGTTDNVLSSTNMHSRPVRAPLPEGMTAGAPPAPLQSVAQQPPVPGQH
- a CDS encoding glycoside hydrolase family 43 protein, translating into MTAHYLRPPRIKATVLALCAALACVSAQAQEEPRPATGLSTATWTADNGNGTFTNPLFYDEFSDPDMIRVGDWFYLTGTTMHAMPGLPVLRSRDLVNWEFLSYAVDKLDFGPAYRLEDGKSIYGQGIWAPSLRYRNGTFYIFTNVNGRATQIFSATDPRGPWTHREMKRSLHDLSVLFDDDGKAWVVWDHQRMRIAQLTDDLTDIVPGTEKILFAQDAGMGEGAHIYKIQGKYYILSANYAGGFRMPAARADKVDGPYEVNQAISKDEDFGMAKGYRLKDNKTPTAIEPPDPSARNANSLHQGGIVLTPAGEWWGFSMMDFNSVGRLLSLSPITWKDGWPYFGLPGNLGRNPRTWVKPKTATPSPITVPYARSDDFSATTLQPLWQWNHVPVDGQWSLTERPGFLRLHALPATSFWQARNSLTQRAIGPRSSPTVTLDASGLAAGDVAGLALLNLPYATLGVEKTATGLQVALYDQISDRTVRVPLPAGATRIQLRADCDFLTEQARFSWSVDGKDFAPIGEPFTMVFQLKTFQGVRYALFNYNQAGKTGGHADFDSIDVYQPNPHGLMRAIPVGQRVQFAEFKSGRKMASYLVKDMGLGRVALQSGAAWVSVDAKGGVGLRKGKPGKAESFQWIETPTGELVLMSLVTNRFVRMDPVTHAVRADSPGPVPDGSDGVRFTWAAARK